One Panicum virgatum strain AP13 chromosome 9K, P.virgatum_v5, whole genome shotgun sequence genomic region harbors:
- the LOC120648358 gene encoding uncharacterized protein LOC120648358 isoform X1: protein MSGGARGRPASPLPARDGSGQASARVRPRLRYSSLRSPSPRIGAAACPAPRLLRSIPAAALLQAVLLSPHQILHTQRLCPQDLDLLALFLLEPLPSSNIPAEVFLQRSTVDSILGGVAAPTPPKPLWKAVALLPQRAAQLQLVQVQIFCVPSPTHKWTCQQEQRRCRKGSGLSSLDAITLILHAVSLDDDGAKEATSEHQSFAKFIAVRCFHN from the exons ATGTCTGGCGGAGCGCGAGGCCGCCCAGCTTCGCCGCTCCCCGCCCGCGATGGGTCTGGCCAGGCGAGCGCGCGCGTCCGGCCCCGGCTTCGCTACTCCTCCCTCCGAAGCCCATCTCCGCggatcggcgccgccgcctgccctgcGCCCCGACTCCTCCGCAGCATCCCAGCCGCCGCTCTACTGCAAGCCGTCCTTCTCAGCCCGCATCAAATCCTTCACACGCAACGACTTTGCCCCCAAGATCTGGATCTGCTCGCTTTGTTTCTTCTCGAACCACTTCCGAGTTCCAACATCCCCGCCGAGGTCTTCCTCCAGCGCTCCACCGTTGATAGCATCCTTGGTGGCGTCGCGGCTCCGACGCCCCCAAAGCCACTGTGGAAGGCCGTCGCGCTCCTCCCCCAACGAGCTGCGCAACTACAACTG GTCCAAGTTCAGATCTTTTGTGTTCCGTCCCCAACACACAAATGGACATGTCAACAGGAACAACGACGTTGCCGGAAGGGGTCTGGATTGAGCTCCCTTGATGCAATTACTCTCATCCTTCATGCAGTTTCACTTGATGACGATGGAGCCAAGGAAGCAACATCCGAGCATCAGTCATTTGCCAAATTCATCGCAGTAAG GTGCTTCCACAATTGA
- the LOC120648358 gene encoding uncharacterized protein LOC120648358 isoform X2, whose product MGLARRARASGPGFATPPSEAHLRGSAPPPALRPDSSAASQPPLYCKPSFSARIKSFTRNDFAPKIWICSLCFFSNHFRVPTSPPRSSSSAPPLIASLVASRLRRPQSHCGRPSRSSPNELRNYNWVQFKVQVQIFCVPSPTHKWTCQQEQRRCRKGSGLSSLDAITLILHAVSLDDDGAKEATSEHQSFAKFIAVRCFHN is encoded by the exons ATGGGTCTGGCCAGGCGAGCGCGCGCGTCCGGCCCCGGCTTCGCTACTCCTCCCTCCGAAGCCCATCTCCGCggatcggcgccgccgcctgccctgcGCCCCGACTCCTCCGCAGCATCCCAGCCGCCGCTCTACTGCAAGCCGTCCTTCTCAGCCCGCATCAAATCCTTCACACGCAACGACTTTGCCCCCAAGATCTGGATCTGCTCGCTTTGTTTCTTCTCGAACCACTTCCGAGTTCCAACATCCCCGCCGAGGTCTTCCTCCAGCGCTCCACCGTTGATAGCATCCTTGGTGGCGTCGCGGCTCCGACGCCCCCAAAGCCACTGTGGAAGGCCGTCGCGCTCCTCCCCCAACGAGCTGCGCAACTACAACTG GGTTCAATTCAAGGTCCAAGTTCAGATCTTTTGTGTTCCGTCCCCAACACACAAATGGACATGTCAACAGGAACAACGACGTTGCCGGAAGGGGTCTGGATTGAGCTCCCTTGATGCAATTACTCTCATCCTTCATGCAGTTTCACTTGATGACGATGGAGCCAAGGAAGCAACATCCGAGCATCAGTCATTTGCCAAATTCATCGCAGTAAG GTGCTTCCACAATTGA
- the LOC120648360 gene encoding uncharacterized protein LOC120648360: MAAARRLSELLQEQQEPFLVEAAKARRPRRGRGGGGGGEGGGPGCCPAAACRRLLRLCNHGFKKRKSGAAGVGSGGLRSALSKVLCGRAMRRVLRWEDLGAGCFTGAGAGCGREFRRLRRSLGDSGECDPRAMVFAADDAEEEERMGWKADMDVDSSRQLSPVSVLDLHSDDDEESPVHSHWEDEKPSTSGSSPPSESFLGPASPCFSFSCNLHDKFCEMEVDEPEEETDRAGRSIEEQISSWEKIAGDISRIPAMMELDLSRSVRQWRETEPEVREIGARIETLIFEDIRSETVCDMLASHCTLAAAATPC; the protein is encoded by the exons ATGGCCGCCGCGAGAAGGCTCTCGGAGCTGCTGCAGGAGCAGCAGGAGCCCTTCCTCGTCGAGGCCGCCAAGGCAAGGCGGCCCCGGCGTGgccgtggcggaggcggcggaggtgaaGGAGGAGGGCCGGGctgctgccccgccgccgcgtgccggcgGCTGCTCAGGCTGTGCAACCACGGGTTCAAGAAGCGGAAGAGCGGCGCCGCGGGCGTCGGGAGCGGCGGCCTGCGGTCCGCTCTGAGCAAGGTGCTGTGCGGCCGGGCCATGCGCCGGGTGCTGCGCTGGGAGGATCTCGGCGCCGGCTGCTTCACAGGGGCGggcgccggctgcggccgcgagttccgccgcctgcgccgctctCTCGGGGACAGCGGCGAGTGCGACCCTCGCGCCATGGTGTTCGCCGCGGAtgacgcggaggaggaggagcggatgGGGTGGAAGGCCGACATGGACGTGGACTCGTCGCGGCAGCTCAGCCCGGTCTCCGTCCTCGATCTGcactccgacgacgacgaggagtcGCCGGTGCATTCTCACT GGGAGGACGAGAAGCCATCGACCTCCGGGAGCTCGCCACCCTCCGAATCTTTCCTGGGTCCGGCGTCCCCATGCTTCAGCTTCAGCTGCAACCTCCACGACAAGTTCTGCGAGATGGAGGTGGACGAACCCGAGGAGGAGACGGACAGGGCCGGCAGGTCCATAGAGGAGCAGATCTCGTCGTGGGAGAAGATCGCGGGGGACATCTCGAGGATCCCCGCGATGATGGAGCTGGACCTGTCGCGGTCCGTGCGGCAATGGCGGGAGACGGAGCCGGAGGTGAGGGAGATCGGCGCCAGGATAGAGACACTCATCTTCGAGGACATCAGGAGCGAGACCGTCTGCGACATGCTCGCCTCGCATTGTAcattggcagcagcagcaacacctTGTTGA